ATCGTGCCCCAGGGAACGGGGCTGGCctcgctctcccctcccctgggAAACTCCTGCTGAGCTCTGGGGGTGCTGGCGGGGGGCTCTGGGCCAGCCCCAGAGACCCCTTTGTCTCCCTTCGCCTCTCCCCGGGGTGGGCGAGAGCTtgcaggggggtcccagggaccatctgcttcccccccccgcccccagcaggTGGGGAGCGACCGCTGCCGCTGGTGGTTAATTAATCATGTTAATAATTGTGGAGGGCTCAAGAAACACCCCAGCGAACCCCCTGCCCGCGTCCTGCCGCTGCCAACGCTCGTGCCTGGTGTTTTAGCTAGAACCGTGCGACGTGCTCCGTCCGTGCGATAACTTATTGAATTGCGGCTTTAATGTCACCGGTCCGTGCAATACCTTATTTAATTGCAGCTTTAACGTCACCGTTGTGTCACCGGTGTTCGTGGCTGGCCGTGTGTGTGTTGTCACCGGCGCACCCCATCTCCCTGGGGCCGTGGGACCCCAACCCTCAgcctgcttttttggggggggtggggggggtcaggCTGGCGccgctccccgtccccccgcagccGCCTGGATGAggttagaaaaaataaagcctgatCGGCGCGGAGCCATGCAGTGGGTTTGGGTTAATATTTACCCGCGCGGGGCTGGGCCGTGCTCTCCGGCACACGGAGCTCGGTGCAACCGGGGATGCCGGACCCGGCAGAGGGTGCTGGCAGCCCTCGCTCCCCTGGGCCACGTCCCGGTGAAACCAGGCCCCGATAACCTTCACCCTCCCTGCCTCTGTGTTTGCTCTCCCGGTTGCTGGCTCTTGGGGCGGGATCGTGCACCGGGGCTTTGCCGTGGCTGGGGGACCCCCGGCGGGTTCCCGGCCGTGCCGTGGCTGGGCAAACGGGTGGCAACGGGAGGTGAGGGTGGGGAGGTCACAGCCCCGGGATGGGGGGAGCGGGGTTGGGTGGCCGCAGGGGGGGGGGGTCGCACACCCTGTGCCGCTGTCACAGACTCTCTTGGTGGCCTCGGTCCCTCCCGGCTGCGCTCAACCCTTGGCGAGAGCCGCCATGGTGGGACAGGAGGGGTCGGCGCGGGGGACTGCGTCACCTTAAGGGGACGGCGCAAGGTGGCGGCTTGGTGTcccaggatggggctgggggcttcgCTGGGGCCGGGGGTGGCAGCAGCGCGGCCAGGTCTCCCACCCATCCCGGCATTAGGAGCGTGGCGGGAGCCCAGATACCACCATGATGGGCGTATAAATGAGCCGACGGGCACCGGCGGCGTGCTGacggctctcctcctccccgctccctcccttccctctctggcAGGATCCCTccagcgctgccagcccgggACAAAGAGCAGCCCGTGAGCCGGCGGGCAGAGCAAACAGAGCGGAGGGCAGGGTTTGTGccggggaactggggggggggggggggggggggggttggactcCGGCGCTTGGCACCGTCCGGCTTTTGCAATAGCTGGGAAGCGGTTGCTCCTGTTGACTTCGGGCTCGGCCGcaccctgctctgcagagagggcACCCTGGGCTGGCAGCGCGGGTGACAGCCACCCACGCGCGTCCCCCCCGCTCCATGGGGTTGGGGATTCCCTGCGTTGGTGGCCGCTGGCACCGCTCCCCACCGGGCTCCCAGAAGGGACCCACGGCCCTGCCGGGCTGCGGTCAGGGGGTCCAtggagcttccccccccccccccccccccgcccacgcCCCTGAGCCGCCTTTGCTTCCAGCCCTGCTTTATTAACAACAGTTAATTATCGGCAGTCACGAGAGCTGGCTAAAGGTTCAGCTTCCGACAACCCGAACAAACACCGGGGCTGCGAGATGGGCACCGCGTTCCGTGGTCGGCTCTTCCCTTCCGGGAGCCAGGAGCGATGCCAGCGGGAACGCGGCTCCTCCTGGGGAGCCCGGAGCCCTGCACCGTCCCCGTGGAGGCAGCACGGGGGGGACTTTGCCCGTGGGGTTGTTCCCTCGGGGCAGGGAAGCGTCACGTCCCCTGGTTTGGGGGCGAATGCCGGCAAGGATGTGGCGTCGGTGGCTCtgcccgcggccgcgcagcccctTGGGCTTGGGAGACGAGCGGGAGGTTGCCTGGTCTCGCCCCGGCAAGAGCGACGGGCAGGATCGGGATCGGGGCCGTCGTGCTCGGGGCAGAACGATGGGCTCCGGTGGTCCACGGCAAGCGACCGAGCTGGGGTGAGCGTCCTCATCCCAGTATGAACCAGTCAGGCTCGGGGCGATCCCCCTGCCCgcggggggctgggagggacgggCTGCGCCTGGCTCCGCTCCCcgcttctccctctgcccccgggGTGCCGCGAGCCCCGGCGGCTGCCGTTAAACGGGGTCCTCGCTTCTCCCTTAAATAAACCGCACTCAGAGTCCTCTCTCCTTCCGAAGCCCCGCGGTCCAGCGTCCCCGGGAGGGACGGAGCCGAGCCGGCCTGGGCAGCCGGTGGCGGTGGCTGGAGGACGACAACTGGCCGGGTCATTTCTCCTCCCGCTCGCCGGCCCCGCAGAGGTTGGGGTTCTCGGCCAGGGTCGCCCgtactttcttcttctccttgaAGCGTCCCGAGTTGGAGACCTTGACGTGTTTGCCTTTGCTGTTCTTGTCCACGATCTTCTCCAGGCGGGCGGTGAAGCCGGGCGGCCCCTCCTCGCCCGGCCCCTCCTGGCTCTCGCTGGCGGCGGCAGCGTGGCCGTCGGGGCTCTCGTACAGCACCGTGGGTGCCGACCGGCGCTTCCGCAGGAAGGTCAGCTTCCACCAGCCGTGGCTGTCGGCCATCGCCGCCGGCCCCTGAAATAGAGGTGGGGGTCGTACTCCCTCCGGGGGTGTCCctcgtccccccccagccctgccatccCGGAGCTGACGGGGACGGACGAGGGACCGCCGATCTGGCAGCGCCGGTGGGGAGCCGGGCGTCGTGTTTGCCGAAGGCGGCTCTGGTGCTCTCCCGCCATCTCTGCCGGGATGCTCatggtgggtgccgggggggggggggggggatggccCAGGGCAGGAGGACCCCGTAGGTACCGGGAGGGGATTCTCAGGTGACTTGGGCATTGCCGAGCCCGGAGGAAAGGCCGCTGGCACCGCCGGGAGCTGCCGTATCAGCCGCGTGtagcggggcagggagggggcccgGTAAGCAAACAGGAACAGGAACTGGGAGCCGGGGAGGTGCCGGGGTCCCTGCCGGGGGGTCCCCACCCGCTGCACCCCCGGGGTTCGGGGCTTTCCTcttgcccagccctgcctgcagagacaggcaggagcatcggcggggccccggccgctgccgggaAGGCTCCGGCAATCCGGGAAGGTTCCGGTGCCGAGCGTGGCTCCAGGGCAGGGACGGGGAAGGCGGCTCCCGAGCGGAGAAGCCGAACGCTtccccggcagcaggcagggaggggatttccagcaccccgtccccacgccaGGAGCCAGCGCGGCTCCGTGCCCCCGCGGCACTCGGCCGTGACCGACCCCGCAGACCGACCCCTGCCTGGCTCCTCCCGGCTGGTGCCTCCGGCATCGCTTttgg
The nucleotide sequence above comes from Mycteria americana isolate JAX WOST 10 ecotype Jacksonville Zoo and Gardens chromosome 22, USCA_MyAme_1.0, whole genome shotgun sequence. Encoded proteins:
- the PRR15L gene encoding proline-rich protein 15-like protein, with amino-acid sequence MADSHGWWKLTFLRKRRSAPTVLYESPDGHAAAASESQEGPGEEGPPGFTARLEKIVDKNSKGKHVKVSNSGRFKEKKKVRATLAENPNLCGAGEREEK